TTAAGCCACAACACCTGACTTTCATATATGTGAAAGATTTGGTGGATGCCGTATTTCTTGCGCTGAAGACGGAACTCAAGAATAAAGCTTATTTTGTAGCCGACGGAGATGTATATACAGACAAGGAGTATACGCAGTTGGTAAAGCAAGTTATAGAAAAGAAACGCGTGTTGAGCCTTAAAGTTCCTTTGTGGATATTGAAGGCTGTTTCTATTGTGGCTGAAAGTATTTCTAGGATAACAAAGAAGCCTTCGACCTTGAATAGGGATAAATATATAATAATGAAACAGCGCAATTGGAAGTGTGATATAACCCCTCTTGTAAACGATCTAGGTTTTACTGCTAAATACAACTTGAAGGATGGGCTTGAAGAATCTGTGAGTTGGTATAAAGAAAATGGATGGTTGTAGAATTAGCGTTTATCGCTAAAAATGTGTAACTTTACATAGAGGTTCGTGTTGAAAAAAGATAAGTAGACCTGAAAATATTTAATGTGTAAAGTGGGGTTACCTACTTTTCATCCGGCACATCTTAGTTTATCTATATTCGTAAAATATGTGCCACTAATTTTTTTGATTCTTCTATCGTCGGCCTTGTAACTTCGAAGAAATATCTCAAATTGTTTCTAACAAAAACATCTTAAATAAAGTAAATGCGTATAAATAAATATATCAGCGATAGCGGTTATTGTTCGCGACGAGAGGCTGATAAACTGATAGAACAGGGAAGTGTTACAATTAATGGAAAAAGAGCTTCTATCGGAAGTCAGGTGCTGGCCGGGCAAGAAGTGAAAGTCTATGGAGAGACAGTTACTTGTAATACTGAGCCTGTCTTTATTGCTTACAATAAGCCGATCGGAATTGTAAGTACGACAGATTTGGATGAGCCCAATAATATTATTGATGCCGTGGGACATGACGAACGAATATTTCCGATAGGCAGGCTTGATAAAGATTCGCAAGGTCTTATAATCCTGACCAATGAAGGAGATATGGTGAATAAGATGCTGCGCGTCGACAATAATCATGAAAAAGAATACCATGTAACTGTGGATAAGCTTATAAATGAGGATTTCGTTAAAAAGATGCAAGGCGGAGTGCCAATTTTAGGAGTTGTTACTCGTAAATGTGAAGTGGTTAAAACGGGGACTCATTCGTTTAATATTATATTGCGACAGGGACTGAACCGCCAAATACGGCGTATGTGCGAATATCTCGGATATAATGTAGTGAGGCTCGAGCGCATACGAATAATGCATATAAAGTTGGGTAACATAAAAGTTGGTCAATGGCGTAATATTACAAAAGAAGAATTGGAAATACTACGTAAGAAAACAGCTTCTTCTGTAAAAACTGAGAGTGCGCCGAAAAAGAAAACAAAACCACAAGAAACAAAGACTCCTCAAACTAAAGGCAAGTCTGCTAATTCATCATACAAAGAGAAAAAGATGCAGGCAGGATACAGAGAAGGTGGTAGTGGTATGAGAAATGGAAAATCAAGTGTAAGGAAGAAAACCCGAAAATAAAAAGAGGGTGGCAGAGGGTCTTTTTTTAGTCAAAAGAAATGTGTGAAAAAGATAACTCGACTTTACAAAAAGGCTAAAAAGGTGATTGTCACCACAACAAACAGCCTTATAGCCCTTAAAAATAATAAACAAAATTATTTGATAAGGAAAAAAATATTAACTTTGTACAGCTTTTTAGAAAGCATGTTTTATAACATAATTTCACATCTTCTCAAAAGCTTTTAAGTTGGATATACTCGATTTTTTAACTATAAAAATTAAAACAAAATGATTAAAGTAGGTATTAACGGTTTTGGACGTATTGGACGTCTTGTTTTCCGTGCTGCACAAAAAAGAAATGACATTCAGATTGTAGGTATCAACGACCTTATCGACGTAGAATATATGTCTTATATGTTGCGTTACGATACTATGCACGGTAGATTTGACGGAACAGTGGAAGTTAAAGACGGTAAATTGGTTGTTAACGGAAACGCTATCCGTGTAACTGCTGAAAAGAATCCTGCAGATTTGAAATGGAACGAAGTAGGTGCTGAATATGTTGTTGAATCTACTGGTCTTTTCCTTGAAAAGTCAAAAGCTCAAGGTCACATCGACGCTGGTGCAAAATATGTAGTAATGTCAGCTCCTTCAAAAGACGATACCCCTATGTTCGTTTGTGGAGTTAACACAGATAAATATGTAAAAGGAACTCAATTCGTTTCTAACGCTTCTTGTACTACAAACTGTCTTGCTCCTATCGCTAAAGTATTGCACGACAAATTTGGTATCGTTGAAGCTTTGATGACTACAGTACACGCTACTACTGCAACTCAAAAAACAGTAGACGGACCTTCAGCTAAAGACTGGAGAGGTGGACGTGCTGCTGCTGGTAACATCATTCCTTCTTCTACCGGTGCTGCTAAAGCTGTAGGTAAAGTTATTCCTGAACTAAACGGAAAACTTACAGGTATGGCATTCCGTGTTCCTACATTGGATGTTTCTGTAGTTGACCTTACTGCTCGTCTTTCTAAAGAAGTATCTTACGACGATATCTGCAAAGCTATGAAAGATGCATCAGAAGGCGAATTGAAAGGTGTTCTTGGATATACAGACGAAGAAGTAGTTTCTTCAGACTTCCTTGGCGATGCTCGTACTTCAATCTTCGATGCAAAAGCTGGTATCCAATTGAGCCCAACTTTCGTTAAAGTAGTTAGCTGGTATGACAATGAGTGGGGATATTCTAACAAATGTCTTGATCTTATCGCAGCTATGGCTAAAGTAAACGGATAATACAAGTTATCATATATAGAAGAAGCCTCTTACTTTAATTAGTGAGAGGCTTTTTGTTTGCTTTCAATTCTTTAATGCAACTTTTTTGTTTGTTTTTGCATCTAATAGTATATAAACTAAATATATCTTTAATATGAAAAACATAACCTTATTCCTATTTTTTGCTGCAATAATACTTTTTTTGCCTGTAACCGGATGTAGTGATAATAATAATGATGCTGAAATGGCCTTGGTTGAATATACTAATCCAAGCGAGAATAATCCTGTTAATACGCTTAGTTGGTTAAAAGAAAAGAAAGAAACTGTTAAAAAAGAAGTTGATGTGCGCTATGCCACCAATGGTGGGTCAGCTAAAAATCTTGGAGGCTTTATTGAACAGCTTGCTTACAAAGGAGAAGATTACTATGAAATCAGATATGGAGAGTTTATTACAGGAAGTTCTTCCAAGTTAAAAGATTCTATGTTTGATTTTAATAGCAATGTCTATGATTCACTAGGAAATCTGTGTGTTTCTATTATTGGAGGGGATGCGATAGCTACCCAGCCGGGGTATGAAAGTTTTTCTGATTTTTGGCAAGTAGCTACATTTAAAACTTTATTGTGGGAATATACAATAAAAGAACAATGATGTGTAAATGATTTTGAAAGATTCTTTATAGATAAACAAAGCCCACTCCATTTGGAGTGGGCTTTGTATTAATATTATTTATATTAGATCCAACGAACAAAAGCAAAATCCTGACGATGTGCCATATCCGCATGCTTCGGATATACACGGTAAGCAAAGTTGCATAGTCCCGGAATCTTGGCTATTGAATCCAATTCAAAATATAATTTCGAACCCTCTGCCTTAACAAGCTTAAAGTCTTGAGAAGAGATAAACTTGTCTGTTTTCTTATCGGCATCATATTCGGTAAGCACACAGTCTATGCCCAAATCGCCTTTCATATCTCTCTTGTCAATAACAACTTCCACTTTAATCTTTTCACCTTCAGTAAAATTGTTTGATGCAAGCGGAGTTCCGTCTTTTATATTCTGACCATTGAAAGTAATCTTCTCTACTACAAGCTTGTCCCAATTCGCGGCAGTATCTTCTTTCCATGCTGCCAATTCTTTCGCCTTAGCATAGTTATTCGCTGTAACCAGTTTGATGCGTTCTCTTTCAGGCTTATAAAAGTTCTTGATGTAATCATCAATCATTCGCTTCGTTGTATATTCTGGCGCAATATTAGCGATCGAGTTCTTTATAAACTGTATCCACTCAGGCGAATATCCTTTAGAGTTACGTGCATAGTAAAGAGGTAATATCTCATTCTCGAAAGTAGAATAGATCTCAGCTGCATCTAATTCATCCTGATAAGCCTGATTGGAATAAGTACGTTTATCAGTAAGGCACCAGCCGGCTTCTTTTTTGTAACCTTCGTACCACCATCCGTCAAGTACAGAGAAGTTAAGAACTCCGTTCATTTCGGCCTTTTCGCCTGATGTACCTGAAGCCTCAAGTGGACGTGTCGGTGTATTCAACCAGATATCTACTCCTGAAATCAAACGTTTTGCTAAACGCATATCATAATTTTCAAGGAAGATTATCTTACCAAGGAATTCAGGACGGCGTGATATTTCTACAATCTGTTTGATCAAGCCTTGTCCTGCTCCATCTGCAGGGTGAGCCTTACCTGTGTATAAGAACTGGATCGGATATTTTTCATTATTTACCAGCTTTGCCAAACGGTCAAGGTCTGTAAATAGCAAATGGGCACGCTTGTAAGTAGCAAAACGACGACCAAATCCAACGAGTAATGCGTCGGGGTTGATTTTATCTACAATATTGAAAATCGCTGAAGGAGCCTTCTGACTCTTTATCCAGCCTTCTTTCATTTGCTCCTGTACATAGCTGATAAGACGTTTTTTCAAGATAGAACGAACATTCCATAGCTCTTCATCTTTTACACTATATATATTATCCCAGATTTCGTGATTGGACTGATCATCATAGAAACTCTTGTCAAATGTTTTTTCATACAACAACTTCATTTCTTTTGCTGTCCAAGTCGGCATATGAACACCGTTTGTTACATGTCCTACGTGCAACTCTTCAGGGAAATAAGCCGGCCAAACAGGCTGGAACATCTGACGGGAAACAATACCATGCAGGTAACTAACTCCATTAGCCTCAAGGCAGGTATTCAGTGCAAATACACTCATGCTGAATTTTTCACCACTTCCCGGATGCTCACGTCCCATGTCTACAAAGTCTTGCCAAGAGATACCTAACCGTGCAGGATAGTTCCCTAAATATTTACCAAGAAGACCTTCGTCAAAATAGTCGTGTCCTGCAGGAACAGGAGTATGCACAGTATACAAACCTGAAGCACGGACAACCTCTAACGCTTGATTAAATGTAAGACCTTCACCTTCGATAAGATCGAGCAAACGCTGTACATTAATAAGAGCAGCATGACCTTCGTTGCAATGATAGATTTCCTTTTTGATACCTAATTTGTTAAGCAATAAGATACCTCCGATACCAAGTAAATATTCTTGTTTCAGACGATTTTCCCAATCTCCACCATATAATTGGTGAGTAATTGGTTTGTCATACTCGCTATTCAGGTCGATATCCGTATCGAGTAAGTATAGGCTTATACGCCCTACATTCACTTTCCATATATTTGCGTATATATCTCTATCCGGGTACGGAACAGCCAAAATCATCTGATTGCCATCCTCATTCAGCACGGGCTCGAGAGGAAGGTCTCCGAAGTTTTGAGGCTCATAGTTTGCTACCTGTTGACCGTCAGGAGAAATAGACTGGGAGAAATATCCGTAACGATAAAGGAAGCCCACTCCTGTAAGATCTACATGACTGTCACTTGCTTCTTTCAGATAGTCTCCGGCCAAGACTCCTAAGCCTCCCGAATATATCTTTAATACATGAGTAAAACCATATTCCATACTAAAATATGCAACAGACGGTTTTGATGTATCAAATTTTTGAGACATATATTTTTCGAACTTCTTAATAACGTTATCTACTTTATTCATTAAGGTAGCGTCTTTAAGAATCTCTTCTATTCTTTCATTAGATAATTTATGAAGCAATAGAACCGGATTATTGTCTGAATCTTTCCATAGTTCCGGATCAAATTCGGCGAAAAGATCAGTAGCTTCATTGTTCCATATCCACCATAAATTACGTGAAATTTTTTCAAGCGGTAATAATTCTTTTGGTAAGTTCACTTGTGTATGCGCACTTCTCCATGTAGGATTATTCGAATAACTTGCTTTAATTCTCATAGATGTTATATATTTAAACTTGTGATTATCTGATGTTGTTATGTATAATTGTAAAAGTACAAATATAACATATTTAGCAACCTTTATCGTTATATTACCTAATTATAACTTTTATAAAAGCTGCAAACGTTTGCAAAGTTTAATTTACTTTCTTTCAGAAGCTTTAGCTAATGCTATATCGTAGGCTTCTTCATAATATTTGAAGAAATGAGCCCAATCTGCCAATGCAGCTCTATCGAGTGCAGCCTTACGCAGGATACGTTCTTGTTCTGCACTTTTGGTCGTCATTTCAAACACCCTGTTACAAATATCTTCCGAAACTTCTATAAAATTATAATCGTCTCTCGTTACTACCTCTGCTCCGTCATCCATTCCTTTTTCATCCCCTTCTTTGCGCATCCACAAGCCAAATCCGGCTAAAGATGTAGTAATAGTAGGAACTGAAAAAGCGATACTTTCGTGTGGCGTATATCCCCACGGCTCATAATATGAAGGGAAAACAGATACATCCATTCCTATCAACAAGTCATAGTAAGGAATATTAAAAATACCATCATTCCCATTCAGATATGAAGGAACAAAGATAATTTTTACTCTATCTTCCTTTCTGTTCTGTAGTCGCAAATACGAAATTTGATTCAGGATAGAGTCATTATTCATGTTTTTCAGCCAGTGAGTAATATGTGGAAAGGTTAATGATGTATCAGGGGTTTCCTTTTTGCTCAATCTTTCTTGCAGGTCTGTACGGGGAGTGTCTATCCACGCCGGAACCATAATGAATGCAATCACATCTTTTTCGAGTTGCTTAATGTGCTCCAACCTATTCATTGCGTCGATAAATACATCAAGTCCCTTGTTTCTGTATTCATAACGTCCGCTTGTTACCACCAGAAGCGCATCTTCTTGTATATCATACCCTAATAACTTTTCGGTAACATTGATTAGTTTTTTTCTTGCTGCAAGACGCTTGGCTTCGTGTTCTTCGCCAACAGGTATAAAGCCTTTCTCGAAACCATTTGGTGTTACCAAAGGTTCACGGTGAAGTAATTGCTTACATTCTTTAGCGGTTATGTCGCTCACTGTAGTAAAACAATCTACTTCCTGAGCAGCCGTTTTCTCCACAGAATGCTTCGCTTGCATATTTAATTCACGAGCCATCTGATCGCTATCGTATGCAAACAAATAGTTGTATAATGGTTTGCCATTCCCTGCTATAGAGCGACCGATGGATGTAGCATGGGTAGTAAACAATGTGCCCA
The Dysgonomonas mossii genome window above contains:
- the glgP gene encoding alpha-glucan family phosphorylase produces the protein MRIKASYSNNPTWRSAHTQVNLPKELLPLEKISRNLWWIWNNEATDLFAEFDPELWKDSDNNPVLLLHKLSNERIEEILKDATLMNKVDNVIKKFEKYMSQKFDTSKPSVAYFSMEYGFTHVLKIYSGGLGVLAGDYLKEASDSHVDLTGVGFLYRYGYFSQSISPDGQQVANYEPQNFGDLPLEPVLNEDGNQMILAVPYPDRDIYANIWKVNVGRISLYLLDTDIDLNSEYDKPITHQLYGGDWENRLKQEYLLGIGGILLLNKLGIKKEIYHCNEGHAALINVQRLLDLIEGEGLTFNQALEVVRASGLYTVHTPVPAGHDYFDEGLLGKYLGNYPARLGISWQDFVDMGREHPGSGEKFSMSVFALNTCLEANGVSYLHGIVSRQMFQPVWPAYFPEELHVGHVTNGVHMPTWTAKEMKLLYEKTFDKSFYDDQSNHEIWDNIYSVKDEELWNVRSILKKRLISYVQEQMKEGWIKSQKAPSAIFNIVDKINPDALLVGFGRRFATYKRAHLLFTDLDRLAKLVNNEKYPIQFLYTGKAHPADGAGQGLIKQIVEISRRPEFLGKIIFLENYDMRLAKRLISGVDIWLNTPTRPLEASGTSGEKAEMNGVLNFSVLDGWWYEGYKKEAGWCLTDKRTYSNQAYQDELDAAEIYSTFENEILPLYYARNSKGYSPEWIQFIKNSIANIAPEYTTKRMIDDYIKNFYKPERERIKLVTANNYAKAKELAAWKEDTAANWDKLVVEKITFNGQNIKDGTPLASNNFTEGEKIKVEVVIDKRDMKGDLGIDCVLTEYDADKKTDKFISSQDFKLVKAEGSKLYFELDSIAKIPGLCNFAYRVYPKHADMAHRQDFAFVRWI
- a CDS encoding glycogen/starch synthase; translation: MAKRLNNPDYIFETSWEVCNKVGGIYTVLSTKAKTMQEKYKDRTIFIGPDIWKETTSPWFQEDNKLFAEWVKTISIYDRLKVRVGRWLVPGEPIVILVDFESLFAHKDEIYSYMWHKFGVDSLHAYGDYDEACMFAYATGAIIESFYRYYNLDKKKVIAHFNEWMLGIGALYVKDCLPKVGTLFTTHATSIGRSIAGNGKPLYNYLFAYDSDQMARELNMQAKHSVEKTAAQEVDCFTTVSDITAKECKQLLHREPLVTPNGFEKGFIPVGEEHEAKRLAARKKLINVTEKLLGYDIQEDALLVVTSGRYEYRNKGLDVFIDAMNRLEHIKQLEKDVIAFIMVPAWIDTPRTDLQERLSKKETPDTSLTFPHITHWLKNMNNDSILNQISYLRLQNRKEDRVKIIFVPSYLNGNDGIFNIPYYDLLIGMDVSVFPSYYEPWGYTPHESIAFSVPTITTSLAGFGLWMRKEGDEKGMDDGAEVVTRDDYNFIEVSEDICNRVFEMTTKSAEQERILRKAALDRAALADWAHFFKYYEEAYDIALAKASERK
- the gap gene encoding type I glyceraldehyde-3-phosphate dehydrogenase — encoded protein: MIKVGINGFGRIGRLVFRAAQKRNDIQIVGINDLIDVEYMSYMLRYDTMHGRFDGTVEVKDGKLVVNGNAIRVTAEKNPADLKWNEVGAEYVVESTGLFLEKSKAQGHIDAGAKYVVMSAPSKDDTPMFVCGVNTDKYVKGTQFVSNASCTTNCLAPIAKVLHDKFGIVEALMTTVHATTATQKTVDGPSAKDWRGGRAAAGNIIPSSTGAAKAVGKVIPELNGKLTGMAFRVPTLDVSVVDLTARLSKEVSYDDICKAMKDASEGELKGVLGYTDEEVVSSDFLGDARTSIFDAKAGIQLSPTFVKVVSWYDNEWGYSNKCLDLIAAMAKVNG
- the rluF gene encoding 23S rRNA pseudouridine(2604) synthase RluF, which translates into the protein MRINKYISDSGYCSRREADKLIEQGSVTINGKRASIGSQVLAGQEVKVYGETVTCNTEPVFIAYNKPIGIVSTTDLDEPNNIIDAVGHDERIFPIGRLDKDSQGLIILTNEGDMVNKMLRVDNNHEKEYHVTVDKLINEDFVKKMQGGVPILGVVTRKCEVVKTGTHSFNIILRQGLNRQIRRMCEYLGYNVVRLERIRIMHIKLGNIKVGQWRNITKEELEILRKKTASSVKTESAPKKKTKPQETKTPQTKGKSANSSYKEKKMQAGYREGGSGMRNGKSSVRKKTRK